From Fulvivirga lutea:
TCTCAAAAAACTTTCAGAGACTAATAAAAATTATAAGAAACATATAATCAACAAGTTATCCGACAACAAACGTTTACAAATGTAATTTAAACGAATACAAATATTTATTACCCGACTCAGGGTTGCACGTCTCACTTACTTTGCTTCAGCGAATCGGAAATACCGACTAGCGAATGAAAAATGTGTTACAATTTAAACTTTATTATCATGAACAATTTAAGAAACAACGTGCAATTAATCGGAAGACTTGGCAAAGACCCAGAAGTAAAAGAACTAACTAGCGGTAAAACACTGGCTACGTTTTCTTTAGCAACTTCTGAAAGCTACCGCAATGCGAATGGCGAGAAAGTAGAAGACACACAATGGCACAACATAGTAGCATGGGGTAAGCAAGCGCAGATTATAGGTGACTACGTAAAGAAGGGTCAGGAAATTGCCATCTCTGGTAAACTCATTCATCGCTCGTATGAAACCAACTCAGGTGAAAAGCGATACATCACCGAAATAAATATGAATGAACTATTAATGCTGGGAGGCAAAGGAAATTAATCCATTATGCAGAGGTCATTTCGTAACGTAGCGGAGAAATCTTTGCCCCAAAGTAAGTCAACTGTTATTTGGGCTGATGGTAAAGATTTCTCCATTTCACTGCGAAATGACACAAATAGTAGTTGGTCATGTCGTAACAAAGTGAAGACATCTTTGGCTCAAAGCAAGTAAACCCTGATCTTCATATTGGCTAAGATTTCTCCGTTTTACTACGAAATGACGTCCAAAATTATTACAACCAAATAACCTCAAACCAAAAATGAAAAAGCCTTTAGAAATTCTATCCAAGACATTTGGCTACAATACCTTCAGACCTCATCAGGAGGAAATCATCAATAGCGTTTTAGATAATAATGATACAGTTGTATTAATGCCTACTGGCGGAGGCAAGTCACTATGCTATCAAGTGCCGGCTTTGGCAAAAGAAGGTACTGCCATAGTCATTTCACCCCTAATTGCTTTGATGAAAGATCAGGTAGATGCACTGCGATTGCACGGGGTTGCTGCAGCGTACCTCAATTCTACCCAAACCCAGGAAGAGCAAAATCAAATACTATCATTGATGCGAACGGGTGAATTAAAGTTACTTTACCTGGCACCTGAAAGGTTGTTGGGCAGAGAAGAACAGTTCATCACTTTTATACAAAATTTGACTATTTCGCTCATTGCTGTCGATGAAGCGCATTGCATATCTTCCTGGGGCCATGACTTCCGACCGGAATATTTGCTTTTGGCGAAAATTAAAAAATCAATGGCACGAGTACCCATTATTGCACTCACTGCCACGGCTGATGATCTTACCAGAAAAGATATCATTGCTAAACTGGAATTGCCTAATCCAAACGTTTTTGTCACTGGTTTTAATCGTCCGAATATTCAATACCTAGTGAGGCCCAAAAGCAATAGCTATGCTCAGCTGATAGAATTTTTGGAGAAGAATAAAGATGAATGCGGCATCATATATACCCTACGAAGAAAAGATACAGAGGAGTTAGCGGAGCGCCTTATGGGAGATGGATTGATAGCCAAGCCCTATCATGCAGGTCTGGATCGTAGTATTAGAAATCAGCACCAGGAGGAATTTCTCAAAGATGAAGTAAAAATAATCGTAGCCACCATCGCCTTTGGAATGGGTATCGACAAATCCAATGTTAGGTATGTCGTACACATGGATTTGCCCAAAAATATTGAAGGATACTATCAGGAAACAGGCCGGGCAGGTAGGGATGGTTTACCAAGTACCGCACTCATGTTTTATTCCTATAGCGACTTTTTTTCAATGCAGAAATTAGTAGAGGTGGATGATAACCCCGAGCAATCAGCGGTGATGGTGGATAAACTAAGGCAAATGGCCAATTTCGGAAGTTTGAAATCGTGTAGAAGAAGGTTTTTATTGGAGTATTTTGGTGAAAAGGCAGAGGCTCATTGTGGTAATTGCGATAACTGCCTAAGTAGTTTTGAAGAAATTGATGCTACTGAGCTTTCTCAAAAAGTGCTATCAGCTGTAAGTAGATTGGATCAGCGTTTTGGGGTAAATTATGTGATCGACTTTTTGAAAGGATCAAAATCTGTAAAAATGCGGGAAGAGCATAAGCAATTGAAGACATTTGGTGTTGGTGCAGATTTATCCAAAGACGAATGGCGACACTATATCAATGAATTGGTTCATTTGGATTATTTAGGTAGGTCTAAAGGTCAGTATCCGGTGTTGCAACTTACCGATAAAAGCGTTGAAGTTCTTCAAGGATTAACCAGAGTGAATCTACCTAAGGCTGTGGATGAAAACATGACATTTATAGATCAACAGCCGGCCGAAATACATCAAGAGTTGATTAAAAACTTAAAAGATGTAAGAAGGCAAATGGCTGATAGTGAGGCTGTTCCGGCTTTTGTTGTATTTTCAGATGTATCTTTAAGAGAATTAGCCACGTTTTTGCCACAGTCTTCAGAGGAATTGTCTCGCATAAGTGGTTTTGGTGAGATAAAAGTACAACGGTATGGCGAACCAATTTTACAAGAAATAAAGTCCTACTGCAGTAAACATCAATTATCCTCTAATGTGCCAGCGGCCAAACCTAAACCAAGAAAAACGTCTGCTACCACACTCGGTGATACTTATTTAAAAACATTCGAATTTTTTCAAGAAGGTAAGGATATCAATGCAATAGCAAAAGTAAGAAGTCTTGCTCCAGGCACCATAGAATCTCATTTCGATATGCTTATTCGTCATGGCAAATTGAAAGCACAGGATATTCTCGACCATGAAACTATAACCATTATTCAACAAGCCATTGAGAAGAATGCTGGCGTTGGATTAAAGCCGATAAAGGAGGAATTGGGAGATGCCTTTAGCTACGGGGAAATAAGAATGGTGCTGGCTGAAATGTCATACACCAAACCACAGAGCATTATATAATTCAGCAGGATATGTAAATGTTGTAAACACTTATTTTTCTAGAATTAAGTTGCCTTCATTCCTTATTAAATTTCAGCAAGTCGATAAACTTTAAAATAATACCTAAGTTTTTGTTCTAAACATTGGTTATTTTTCAAATTCCAAAATTGTGCTTATGGCAATTCTTAATTCGATTGGCGTACTACTAGCTTTTTCAATTGTAGCAATTGCTGCCAATCAGATAGCGCGCTATTTTCAAAATATAAGACTGCCAATCATTACAGGGTTTTTGGTAGTAGGGGTGCTTTCCGGGCCATTTGTTTTGGGATTAATACCATCAGGCTCTGTTGTTCAGCTAAAAATAATAAATGAAATAGCGCTTTCATTTATTGCATTTGCTGCGGCTTCTGAACTGTATATTAAAAACTTACGAAGTAGGCTTAACAATATTAAGTGGCTTACAATAGGGCAATTAGGTATCACCTTTACACTTTTGGTGATTTCCATCTTCTTCATAGAAGAGCTCGTACCTTTTTCCGCCAACTTACCCTGGCCCAACAGGCTGGTCATTGCCATGCTAATCAGTGCCATATTTTGTGCTCGCTCACCCTCGTCAGTTATTCCTGTAATTAATGAAATGCGAGCTAAGGGTTCATATACCAGTTCCGTAATGGGCACAACAGTGCTGTTGGACTTTCTGGTCATTATATTATTCGCAATGGTTCTCTCATTTGGTATTGCCCTTTATGAAGGTGCCGATGTAAATATTATTTCGTTAGTTAAAATCCTTTTTGAAATTGCAGGTTCAATAGTATTGGGCCTAGGTTTTGCCTTTTTATTAAGCCTATTATTGGCTGCGCAACTCAAATTGCCTGTTAAAGGCATATTGCTCCTAGTGCTGGGGTTCATCATTTTTAGTGTTAGCGACTTTCTATCCTACCTCCCAGAGCAAATTTGGTCTGTGTCACTTCATTTAGAACCACTTTTAATGTGTGTTGTAGCTGGCTATCGAATCACCAACTTTACGCGCTATAGGCAAGAATTTATTAAGATTATCCATGACATTGGCCCTTATATTTATTGTGCTTTTTTTACAGCTGTAGGTGCGATGCTCAACATTCAGTTGATTTATGAAGTCTTACCTTCAGCACTCATACTTTTGGCACTTAATGCAGTATTACTTTTTGTTGGTACGGGCATAGGTGCCAGAATTAGTAAAGAACCACCTAAGAGAACTTCGGTCTATTGGATGGCTTTCTTAACGCAAGCAGGCGTTGGTCTTGGATTAGTAACAACGGTGATCGATACTTTTCCAGAATGGGGACAAGAATTCGCAACATTGGCCATCTCAGTAATAATTATGAATCAACTTATTGGGCCACCCTTGTTTAAATGGGCCATTACCAAAGTGGGTGAAAATCATGAGCGGGCTACCATTCCTACTTTTGATGGAATTAGAGATGCAATTGTCATTGGTTTTGAGAGTCAATCTGTTGCACTGGCCAGGCAGTTAAAAAGCCATGGATGGGAGGTTAAACTAGCTACTAGAAAGCAAGATTTAAATAGCGATGAATTTCCTGATGTAGATATACGAGTGGTGGAAAGGTTAGACCTGGAGGCACTTAAAAGCCTGGATGCTAAAAAATCTGAGGCAATTGTACTGATGCTTACTGATGAAGAAAACCTGAGGTTGTGTGAAATGATCTATGAGAATATCGGCACCAAAGATGTTGTCGTGAGGCTCAATCAAAGATATAACTTCGACAAATTTCATAAGCTGGGTGCACTTATTGTAGATCCTTCGACAGCCATGGTAAGTCTTATGGATCATTTCGTGAGATCACCACAAGCCACATCGTTACTTCTTGGTATGCAGGAAGGTCAGGATACGCTGGATCTGCAGGTTCTTAATAAAGATCTGTTCGGTATACCTTTACGAGACCTGAGACTGCCTTCTGATATAATTATACTATCGATAAGGAGAAAGGGGCAAATGATTATTTCGCACGGCTACACGCGTTTACGTAAGGGCGATTGGGTAACAATGGTTGGTTCCAATGAGAGTTTGAAAAAAATGACCCTTCTTTTTGATAGTTCAAATTAAATTGAATGTGCTTTTTAACTAATTTAATTATAGTTTTAATAATTATAATTAAAGTTACGTTTTGCTTAAGAGCCCGTTTTACAAAAAATTATACTTAGGAAACAATACTGAATTTGATTCAATATCAGAAGAAAAACGTGCAATTCTTACTGGTCAGTTAAGTCTTATATGCATATTACTAAGCATATTTTATTTTGTTGTTGACGCTATTTTAGGATCAACTTCTTCCGTTCCTGAATACATTTTATTAGCTACGATTGGTGTAGGTTCTTTACTTATTAACAGAGCGGGTCGAACAAAAATTGCCAAAAATTTCTTGATGGTGGGTGCAAATGTGGTCGTATTTATCACTTTTGAGAGAGAATTTCAAGGTACAGGATCGTTCATGTTTTTTATTAGTTGCATGCTCGGTTCTTTTGCCTTATTTGGTTTTGAAGGGAAAAAATATGCAATAGCACTTTCTCTATTTTCACTTTTGCTATTCTTCATTGCTTATTTTGTCGAATTTGATTTTTTACCTAAAACCGACTTTACAGCAGAAGAAGCACAACTAAACTTCGTAATAAATTTTACGGTGGCATCAACAACCGCCATTGTTATTATAATATTTCTACTAAACCTTAATACACTAGCCGAATCAGATTTAATTGAAACAACCGAAGAATTAAAATCAAATAAAAAGCGATTTGAACTAGCTATTAAGGGTTCAAGTGCAGGAATATGGGATTGGGATATTGTCAACGATCGTATTTTTATCAGCCCTCAATTAATGACATTACTCGATTATCCTGATGTCAAATATGCAAACATAGATTTTGATCAAATTAGAAGAGTTATTCACCCTGACGATTTAAAGCAATTCGATCTGAAATTAGCTGAACATTTAAATGAGCAGAAGCCGTTTCATGCGGAAATGAGATTTAAAAGAAACGATGGTTCTTATGTATGGGTTTTGGATACCGGCCAGGCAGAGTGGAACGAAAAAGGCCGGGCAGTGCGCATGGTAGGAACCATCGTGGAAGTAGACGATCTGAAAAAGGCATTTAAACAATTAGAAGAACAAAATACTCTCCTAGAAAAAACCAATGAAGAGCTAGATCGATTTGTTTACAGCACATCGCATGATTTAAAGGCTCCATTAAGCTCTATTCAAGGGTTAGTTAATGTGGCAATTAAATCTAAGGATGAGGTAGAAATGACAGAGTGTTTACGAATGATTGAAAATAGGGTACAAACCCTCAATGGTTTTATTGCTGAGATTATAGATTACTCCAGAAATTCCAGATTAGACATTGCTTTGGAAAAAGTGAATTTACGTGACCTAATTTCCGAACTTATTGAAGGGTTGCAATTTTTTGACCGTAGCGAGCAAATTCATTTTGACATTCAGATAGATGATGATTTTACTATCAAAACAGATAAAGGGCGTTTAAAAATAATATTGAACAACCTTCTTGCTAATGCTATAAAATACCACGATTGGTCTAAAGATTCTCAGGTTATAAAAGTGATAGCTGAAGATCATAATCATTCAATTACCGTGAAAGTGGAGGACAATGGCCTCGGCATTGATGATGAATTGCAGGATAAAATCTTCAACATGTTTTTCAGGGCAAGCGAAAAATCGGAAGGGTCAGGCCTTGGTTTGTACATTGCCAAAGAGATGGTTGCCAAGTTAAACGGAACCATAGGCCTTAAGTCAGAAGTAGGAAAAGGTTCTTGCTTTTTTGTCAATTTGCCTGTTCATAAAGTATA
This genomic window contains:
- the recQ gene encoding DNA helicase RecQ, producing MKKPLEILSKTFGYNTFRPHQEEIINSVLDNNDTVVLMPTGGGKSLCYQVPALAKEGTAIVISPLIALMKDQVDALRLHGVAAAYLNSTQTQEEQNQILSLMRTGELKLLYLAPERLLGREEQFITFIQNLTISLIAVDEAHCISSWGHDFRPEYLLLAKIKKSMARVPIIALTATADDLTRKDIIAKLELPNPNVFVTGFNRPNIQYLVRPKSNSYAQLIEFLEKNKDECGIIYTLRRKDTEELAERLMGDGLIAKPYHAGLDRSIRNQHQEEFLKDEVKIIVATIAFGMGIDKSNVRYVVHMDLPKNIEGYYQETGRAGRDGLPSTALMFYSYSDFFSMQKLVEVDDNPEQSAVMVDKLRQMANFGSLKSCRRRFLLEYFGEKAEAHCGNCDNCLSSFEEIDATELSQKVLSAVSRLDQRFGVNYVIDFLKGSKSVKMREEHKQLKTFGVGADLSKDEWRHYINELVHLDYLGRSKGQYPVLQLTDKSVEVLQGLTRVNLPKAVDENMTFIDQQPAEIHQELIKNLKDVRRQMADSEAVPAFVVFSDVSLRELATFLPQSSEELSRISGFGEIKVQRYGEPILQEIKSYCSKHQLSSNVPAAKPKPRKTSATTLGDTYLKTFEFFQEGKDINAIAKVRSLAPGTIESHFDMLIRHGKLKAQDILDHETITIIQQAIEKNAGVGLKPIKEELGDAFSYGEIRMVLAEMSYTKPQSII
- a CDS encoding sensor histidine kinase, yielding MLKSPFYKKLYLGNNTEFDSISEEKRAILTGQLSLICILLSIFYFVVDAILGSTSSVPEYILLATIGVGSLLINRAGRTKIAKNFLMVGANVVVFITFEREFQGTGSFMFFISCMLGSFALFGFEGKKYAIALSLFSLLLFFIAYFVEFDFLPKTDFTAEEAQLNFVINFTVASTTAIVIIIFLLNLNTLAESDLIETTEELKSNKKRFELAIKGSSAGIWDWDIVNDRIFISPQLMTLLDYPDVKYANIDFDQIRRVIHPDDLKQFDLKLAEHLNEQKPFHAEMRFKRNDGSYVWVLDTGQAEWNEKGRAVRMVGTIVEVDDLKKAFKQLEEQNTLLEKTNEELDRFVYSTSHDLKAPLSSIQGLVNVAIKSKDEVEMTECLRMIENRVQTLNGFIAEIIDYSRNSRLDIALEKVNLRDLISELIEGLQFFDRSEQIHFDIQIDDDFTIKTDKGRLKIILNNLLANAIKYHDWSKDSQVIKVIAEDHNHSITVKVEDNGLGIDDELQDKIFNMFFRASEKSEGSGLGLYIAKEMVAKLNGTIGLKSEVGKGSCFFVNLPVHKV
- a CDS encoding monovalent cation:proton antiporter family protein; protein product: MAILNSIGVLLAFSIVAIAANQIARYFQNIRLPIITGFLVVGVLSGPFVLGLIPSGSVVQLKIINEIALSFIAFAAASELYIKNLRSRLNNIKWLTIGQLGITFTLLVISIFFIEELVPFSANLPWPNRLVIAMLISAIFCARSPSSVIPVINEMRAKGSYTSSVMGTTVLLDFLVIILFAMVLSFGIALYEGADVNIISLVKILFEIAGSIVLGLGFAFLLSLLLAAQLKLPVKGILLLVLGFIIFSVSDFLSYLPEQIWSVSLHLEPLLMCVVAGYRITNFTRYRQEFIKIIHDIGPYIYCAFFTAVGAMLNIQLIYEVLPSALILLALNAVLLFVGTGIGARISKEPPKRTSVYWMAFLTQAGVGLGLVTTVIDTFPEWGQEFATLAISVIIMNQLIGPPLFKWAITKVGENHERATIPTFDGIRDAIVIGFESQSVALARQLKSHGWEVKLATRKQDLNSDEFPDVDIRVVERLDLEALKSLDAKKSEAIVLMLTDEENLRLCEMIYENIGTKDVVVRLNQRYNFDKFHKLGALIVDPSTAMVSLMDHFVRSPQATSLLLGMQEGQDTLDLQVLNKDLFGIPLRDLRLPSDIIILSIRRKGQMIISHGYTRLRKGDWVTMVGSNESLKKMTLLFDSSN
- a CDS encoding single-stranded DNA-binding protein — its product is MNNLRNNVQLIGRLGKDPEVKELTSGKTLATFSLATSESYRNANGEKVEDTQWHNIVAWGKQAQIIGDYVKKGQEIAISGKLIHRSYETNSGEKRYITEINMNELLMLGGKGN